In Novosphingobium kaempferiae, the DNA window TTGGCGGACGCAAGCGCCCGTCCGACTCCCGGAGCGCCCTATGGCGAGGGTTTCACCGGAATGCAAGCGTCAGGCGTAATGGAACCGGCATTGCGCGATTTCGAGCCGCTGCTCGGCACCGGTGCCCGCGACACGATAGACCAGCCGATCCGCCTGATTGATCCGCCGGGACCACCAGCCCTGCAATTCGCCCTTGAGCGGCTCGGGCTTGCCGGTGCCCTTGAACGGAGTGTGCCGACATTGCTCGACCAGCGCGTTTAGGCGCTCCAGCGTCGCGCGATCGTTCGCTACCCAATGTTGATAATCTTCCCAGGCGCGGGAAGCGAAGACGATCTTCATGCGCGCCTCAGGGCTGGACGAGATCGTGTTCCTCGCCCTCGCCCATATCGAATTCCCGAACAGCGTCGCGGAGCCGCTGCGAGTTCGCGGGCGTGGAAAGCAGATGCATGGTTTCGGCCATGGCGTTCCAGTCGGACAGGGAAACCATCACGACCGCTTCCGCCTTCTGGCGCGTGACGATCACGGGCGAACGATCGTCCACCACATGATCCATCAGCGCCTTGAAATTGGCGCGCGCTTCGGAGAACGAGAGCACATCCATGCGACGAATATGTACATAAATCTGTACAACGTCAAGACGTGCTCAAAACTGTCTTACCGGAAGTTGTCGGCATAAGCCTGAATCTTGAGGCGGCGCGGCGGGGTGGCGTGAACTTCAGCCTCGATGCCGTACTTGTCGGCATAGGCCTTCGCCTCGTCCACAGTCGGGAAGCGCAGGATCACCTGCTGCTGCGTGTCGCCCGAACCGGCCCAGCCCATCAGCGGATCAGGCTTCTTCGCCTCTGCGGGCGCAAATTCGAGGGTCCACAGGTCGAGAAGCGCCTTGCCGGACTGCATGGCGTTCTTCGGGCGTTGATAAATGCGTGCACTCATGAGCCAGCGCTTTGCCCCCGAATCGAGCCCGAAAGCAAGCGCGAATCACGCCTTTCGGCTTGCTTCGAAAGCATTGCGCGTCTTGAGGCTGGGGTCTTCGGTCCAGGGTTCGTCCGGCCAGCGGTGGCGGGGGTAGCGGCCCTTCATGTCGCGCTGCACGTCGCGCCACGATCCGCGCCAGAAGCCCGGCAGGTCGCGCGTGGTCTGGATCGGGCGACCGGCGGGCGAGGTCAGCTTGAGCAGCAGCGGCTGAGAAGGCTGGCCGAAGCCCGGATGCCGGTCGAGCCCGAACAGCGCCTGCACCCGCACTTCGACCGAAGGGCCGCCCTCGTCCTCGTAATCGATGGGATGGGTCGAGCCTGCCGGACTGCGGAACTCCGCGGGGGCCAGCCGCTCCAGCGCCTGCTGGTCATCCCAGGTCAGGCGGTTGCGCAGCGCCTGCGACACCGCGCCCCCATCAAGCGCATCGAGCCTGCGACCCAACAGCGGGCCGAGCCAGTCCTCCAGATCGGCCAGCAGCGCCTCCTCGGACATCGCCTCGATCCCGGCATAGCGGGCGCGGCGCAGGAAAGCCTGCGCGCCCTTGCCCAGCGGGACAAGCGACAGGCCCTTGGCGCGAATACGCTCGATCAGGAAGGCGCGGATCGCCTCGGGATCGGGCGACGGATCGGGGCCGCTGGCGAGGGTGATCGCGCCCAGCCGCCGCTCCAGCCGCGCCTCGACGCGGGCATCCGCCTCGTTCCAGCGCAGGACCGTGCGGCGCTCGATGGCATCGCCCAGCCATGCCTCGACCTCGGCACTTTCCAGCGAGGCGCCGGAGAGGATGCGCGCCCCCTTGGCCTGCCCCTGCGCGTCGCCGATGACCATCCATTCACGCGAGGCGAGCGGCGAGGCCGGGTCGAGCACGTAGCCCCTGCCCCCCGCGCTCAGCCACGTCTCGCCCGAAGCGTCACGCCGCCGCGCGACCATGTCGGGGCGACCGAGAGCGAGCAGAATACCCGGCGGGACCATGTCCGGCTCCCCAGCCTGGACCAGAGCACGCGCGCGCCGTGCCCAGCCCGATGCCAG includes these proteins:
- a CDS encoding type II toxin-antitoxin system Phd/YefM family antitoxin, with the translated sequence MDVLSFSEARANFKALMDHVVDDRSPVIVTRQKAEAVVMVSLSDWNAMAETMHLLSTPANSQRLRDAVREFDMGEGEEHDLVQP
- a CDS encoding Txe/YoeB family addiction module toxin encodes the protein MKIVFASRAWEDYQHWVANDRATLERLNALVEQCRHTPFKGTGKPEPLKGELQGWWSRRINQADRLVYRVAGTGAEQRLEIAQCRFHYA
- a CDS encoding ETC complex I subunit; amino-acid sequence: MSARIYQRPKNAMQSGKALLDLWTLEFAPAEAKKPDPLMGWAGSGDTQQQVILRFPTVDEAKAYADKYGIEAEVHATPPRRLKIQAYADNFR